In one Nicotiana sylvestris chromosome 8, ASM39365v2, whole genome shotgun sequence genomic region, the following are encoded:
- the LOC104247533 gene encoding uncharacterized protein, which yields MVEIRGMLQQLIGTNGKMQEKLAVHDSAIKNIENQLGQLSMALNNYPQGTLPADTNINPKEQNPNQLMAVSLRNGRDFDREQEVAQASKETTPATPVPLEVDESTELTEVVVEQVHDDKGKTKESEQATEQVVPLVPQNPNGEEPSNSAQRDLSTVTLTQTCSAIVTRPMAQKMSNLCSFTIPCTIGSYAFTKALCDLGANINLMPLAIYTKLGIGRARPTLMLLQLADRTVKRPTGILDDVLVQVGKFVFPADFVILDCQVDEEIPIILGRPFLATGRALIDCEIGELKMRLNDEKVIFNVQQSMSRPSEYANCSLVEAAYVILHEDDVTPIAKDPLKACLKNL from the exons ATGGTAGAGATCAGGGGTATGCTTCAACAACTTATTGGAACAAATGGTAAGATGCAGGAAAAGTTGGCAGTGCATGACTCAGCAATAAAGAACATTGAAAATCAGTTGGGGCAGCTGTCTATGGCCTTAAACAACTACCCTCAGGGAACATTGCCAGCAGACACGAACATTAACCCCAAGGAGCAAAACCCGAATCAGCTGATGGCAGTAAGTCTCCGGAATGGGAGAGATTTTGATAGGGAGCAGGAAGTTGCACAAGCCAGCAAAGAGACTACGCCAGCCACTCCAGTTCCATTGGAGGTAGATGAATCAACAGAACTTACTGAAGTGGTGGTTGAACAGGTTCATGATGATAAGGGTAAAACTAAAGAGAGTGAACAAGCTACAGAACAGGTGGTACCTCTTGTGCCACAGAACCCCAATGGAGAGGAGCCATCAAAcagtgcacaaagg GACCTATCCACAGTAACTCTGACACAGACATGCAGTGCAATAGTGACAAGACCCATGGCTCAAAAGATGTCTAACCTATGTAGCTTTactattccatgcactattgggagTTATGCCTTTACAAAGGCATTATGTGACTTAGGAGCCAACATAAACTTGATGCCACTGGCCATATATACCAAACTAGGCATTGGCAGAGCTAGACCGACTTTGATGCTTTTGCAACTGGCTGACCGCACGGTTAAAAGGCCGACAgggattcttgatgatgtgttggtacaaGTGGGGAagtttgtgttccctgcagactttGTTATTCTGGATTGCCAGGTAGATGAAGAGATACCGATCATTTTAGGGAGGCCATTCTTAGCCACTGGGAGAGCACTGATCGATTGTGAAATTGGGGAATTAAAAATGCGGTTGAACGATGAAAAAGTCATATTCAACGTTCAACAATCCATGAGTAGACCCAGTGAATATGCTAATTGCTCCCTAGTGGAGGCAGCATATGTGATCCTGCACGAAGATGATGTGACCCCGATTGCTAAAGATCCATTGAAGGCTTGCCTGAAAAATTTATAG